From a region of the Triticum aestivum cultivar Chinese Spring chromosome 7D, IWGSC CS RefSeq v2.1, whole genome shotgun sequence genome:
- the LOC123168493 gene encoding PTI1-like tyrosine-protein kinase 3, whose amino-acid sequence MRRWFCCAHVDTPYQENGDEFPNSPERANGNGFTQVGDQGKAPPSIEVPELSFDELKEKTDDFGSKALVGEGSYGRVYYAVLENGTHVAVKKLDTSADPEPDNEFIAQVSVISRLKHEHFVDMLGYCLEGDQHLLAYEFATMGSLHDILHGRKGVAGAQPGPALDWMQRINIAVDAAKGLEYLHEKVQPSVVHRDIRSSNVLLFEDYKAKIADFNLSNQSPDMAARLHSTRVLGTFGYHAPEYAMTGQLTQKSDVYSFGVVLLELLTGRKPVDHTMPRGQQSLVTWATPRLGEDKVKQCIDPRLNGEYPPKGVAKLAAVAALCVQYESEFRPSMSIVVKALSPLINKPQQPPGAPDTPSDT is encoded by the exons ATGCGGCGGTGGTTTTGCTGCGCACATGTTGACACACCGTATCAGGAAAACGGGGATGAGTTTCCCAACAGTCCTGAACGGGCAAATG GTAATGGTTTTACTCAAGTTGGTGATCAGGGAAAAGCACCTCCCTCCATTGAAGTACctgaattgtcatttgatgaactgaAAGAAAAGACGGATGATTTTGGGTCAAAAGCTTTGGTTGGTGAGGGTTCATATGGAAGGGTGTATTATGCTGTTCTAGAGAACGGGACACATGTGGCTGTGAAAAAGCTTGATACTTCAGCTGACCCTGAACCTGACAATGAATTTATCGCACAG GTCTCCGTTATTTCTAGattaaaacatgaacattttgttGACATGCTTGGGTACTGTCTGGAAGGAGATCAACACTTACTGGCCTACGAATTTGCTACTATGGGTTCTCTGCATGATATTTTGCATG GGAGAAAGGGTGTTGCTGGTGCACAGCCTGGCCCAGCACTTGActggatgcaaaggatcaacattgCTGTTGATGCTGCAAAAGGGCTTGAGTATCTTCACGAGAAGGTCCAGCCTTCTGTAGTCCATCGGGACATACGGTCGAGCAATGTACTTTTATTTGAGGACTACAAAGCTAAAATTGCAGATTTCAACCTTTCAAATCAATCGCCAGATATGGCTGCTCGTCTACATTCTACTCGTGTGCTTGGAACCTTTGGATATCATGCTCCCGA GTATGCCATGACAGGCCAACTGACGCAAAAAAGTGATGTGTATAGCTTTGGCGTTGTTCTTTTGGAGCTCCTAACTGGAAGGAAACCAGTAGATCACACGATGCCAAGGGGACAGCAGAGTCTTGTTACATGG GCAACACCAAGGCTTGGTGAGGACAAGGTAAAACAATGTATTGATCCAAGATTAAATGGAGAGTACCCTCCAAAAGGAGTTGCCAAG CTTGCGGCAGTGGCAGCTCTCTGTGTGCAATACGAGTCTGAGTTCAGACCCAGCATGAGCATTGTAGTCAAAGCATTGTCTCCCCTTATAAATAAACCACAGCAGCCACCGGGAGCTCCAGACACACCTTCAGATACTTGA